A part of Tessaracoccus timonensis genomic DNA contains:
- a CDS encoding SH3 domain-containing protein yields the protein MKKISWAKRFALGAMGAVVGAASFLVPAEAASATTTAPVTLRAGTSTRTAALTTIPGGIGINVICQAKGQSISGTYNSDWWAKITYKGKTGYASRAYIRVPGGTSVPTCGTTRPAPSGNGTVVGDGVNVRSQANTRSSILTSIPSGARVAIQCQTRGAAVAGVYNTDWWAKVTHNGKTGYASRAYIRVAAGTNIPTCKGSSAPAPGGVNAWTPHTVGAPIRRELVIARAKYWTDRRLPYNWNISHKDPQGKYYRADCSGLVAMALHLSWSPNTESLTQYLHPISKSSLRPGDIIGNLGRGTGGANGHVVVFNGWVPGSNQTKFYSLEQQGSVGAIAQVRPWGTSYWNKQGWRYNKISN from the coding sequence ATGAAGAAGATTTCATGGGCCAAGCGGTTCGCACTAGGTGCGATGGGCGCCGTCGTGGGCGCCGCATCCTTCCTGGTTCCCGCCGAGGCCGCATCGGCCACCACTACCGCACCCGTCACGCTGCGTGCCGGCACCTCGACCCGCACTGCAGCCCTCACCACCATCCCGGGTGGAATCGGTATCAACGTCATCTGCCAGGCAAAGGGCCAGAGCATCTCTGGCACCTACAACTCTGATTGGTGGGCGAAGATCACCTACAAGGGCAAAACCGGCTACGCATCACGCGCCTACATCCGAGTTCCTGGCGGCACCTCCGTGCCCACCTGTGGCACGACGCGTCCCGCACCTTCCGGCAACGGCACCGTCGTTGGCGATGGGGTCAACGTCCGCTCCCAGGCCAACACCCGTAGCAGCATTCTGACGAGTATCCCGTCGGGCGCGCGCGTCGCCATCCAGTGCCAGACGCGTGGCGCAGCCGTGGCTGGCGTCTACAACACCGACTGGTGGGCGAAGGTCACCCATAACGGCAAAACCGGGTATGCCTCCCGCGCCTACATCCGCGTCGCTGCTGGCACGAACATCCCCACGTGCAAAGGTTCTTCGGCCCCCGCGCCTGGCGGCGTGAATGCTTGGACGCCGCACACCGTCGGCGCCCCGATTCGCCGCGAGCTCGTCATCGCGCGTGCAAAGTACTGGACCGACCGTCGCCTCCCCTACAACTGGAATATCAGCCACAAGGACCCGCAGGGTAAGTACTACCGTGCCGACTGCTCCGGCCTGGTCGCCATGGCGCTCCACTTGTCGTGGAGCCCCAACACCGAGTCACTCACGCAGTACCTGCACCCGATCTCGAAGTCGTCGCTGCGCCCCGGCGACATCATCGGCAACCTCGGCCGCGGCACCGGCGGCGCCAACGGCCACGTCGTCGTCTTCAACGGCTGGGTGCCCGGCAGCAACCAGACCAAGTTCTACTCTCTCGAGCAGCAGGGCAGCGTGGGCGCAATCGCGCAGGTGCGCCCATGGGGCACGAGCTACTGGAACAAGCAGGGCTGGCGCTACAACAAGATCAGCAACTAA
- a CDS encoding SH3 domain-containing protein, producing the protein MLKQHSRLHKAALVASAGALAAVAVTTPAQAASATTTDAVNLRSAASTSSQVLLTVPGGQSVEIECQTTGENVSGTYNSNWWAKTTVNGQTGYLSRAYVTVPYGTDVPTCSDAPAPDPAPEPEPGDGVSATTPHEVGAPISREHAKARGMFWIEKHVPYSMAAWTAGPLGRNYRTDCSGFVSMAFHLPEDANTKSLGEKYFTPIPKSELRPGDVIGNLTPDSLGAAGHVVIFDGWVEGSNQTQFHSIEQRGGNGSWTGVRNFGDSYWNKQGYRYKHITN; encoded by the coding sequence ATGCTGAAGCAACACTCCCGGCTCCACAAGGCCGCCCTCGTAGCGTCTGCCGGCGCGCTCGCCGCGGTGGCCGTGACCACCCCCGCACAGGCCGCATCCGCCACCACCACCGACGCGGTGAACCTGCGCAGTGCGGCATCCACGTCGTCGCAGGTGCTCCTCACTGTGCCCGGTGGACAGTCCGTCGAGATTGAGTGCCAGACCACCGGAGAGAACGTCTCCGGCACGTACAACTCCAACTGGTGGGCGAAGACCACCGTGAACGGGCAGACGGGCTACCTCTCGCGCGCCTACGTCACCGTCCCGTACGGTACCGACGTTCCCACCTGCAGCGACGCACCCGCTCCTGACCCGGCGCCCGAGCCTGAACCCGGAGACGGCGTCTCCGCCACCACGCCGCACGAAGTAGGCGCTCCCATCAGCCGGGAGCACGCGAAGGCTCGCGGCATGTTCTGGATCGAGAAGCACGTTCCGTACAGCATGGCAGCGTGGACCGCGGGGCCCCTTGGCCGCAACTACCGCACGGACTGCTCCGGCTTCGTTTCCATGGCCTTCCACCTTCCGGAAGACGCCAATACGAAGAGCCTCGGCGAGAAGTACTTCACCCCAATCCCCAAGTCGGAGCTTCGCCCCGGCGATGTCATCGGCAACCTCACCCCGGACAGCCTGGGCGCTGCGGGCCACGTCGTGATCTTCGACGGCTGGGTCGAGGGCAGCAACCAGACGCAGTTCCACAGCATCGAGCAGCGCGGCGGCAACGGGTCATGGACCGGCGTGCGCAACTTCGGTGATTCTTACTGGAACAAGCAGGGCTACCGCTACAAGCACATCACCAACTGA
- a CDS encoding GNAT family N-acetyltransferase, whose amino-acid sequence MQYVSFADTPLSVDELNPHTWVLTLDAPVTPGDTARLGRMLGEAAPPGVNLLVWDETEDDPRAAIAQAGGWRRYASKAFVESDLGRVPPVSIPDGWRLETLADLGEKEFSRRLLAASEGDPFSPSTAQSALADLRDLIVLAEDAFKPEEWCAVSDGEPVGVLLPQVYPDDPLEGTIFYIGVVPERRGQGFGSRLHQLGLAMLRERGAVRYVGSTDERNLSMLKVFEKAGVRAVRRQTFYHRPPQTR is encoded by the coding sequence ATGCAGTACGTCTCCTTCGCGGACACGCCACTTTCCGTAGACGAGCTCAATCCTCACACCTGGGTGCTCACGCTCGACGCACCCGTCACCCCCGGTGACACCGCCCGGCTCGGGCGCATGCTGGGTGAGGCGGCGCCCCCGGGCGTCAACCTGCTGGTGTGGGATGAGACCGAAGACGACCCCCGTGCCGCCATCGCGCAGGCCGGGGGTTGGCGCCGATACGCCAGCAAGGCGTTCGTCGAGAGCGACCTGGGCCGGGTGCCGCCGGTGTCGATCCCCGATGGCTGGCGGTTGGAGACCCTCGCCGATCTCGGCGAAAAGGAATTCTCGAGGCGCCTACTCGCCGCATCTGAGGGAGACCCGTTCAGCCCATCCACTGCCCAGTCAGCGTTGGCGGATCTGCGAGACCTCATCGTCCTCGCAGAGGATGCCTTCAAACCGGAGGAGTGGTGTGCCGTCTCCGACGGCGAGCCCGTCGGTGTGCTGCTGCCGCAGGTCTATCCCGACGATCCGCTGGAGGGCACGATCTTCTACATTGGGGTCGTGCCGGAGCGCCGTGGGCAGGGGTTCGGGTCTCGGCTGCACCAGCTGGGGCTAGCGATGCTGCGTGAGCGCGGGGCGGTGCGCTACGTCGGCTCCACGGATGAACGCAACCTGTCGATGCTGAAGGTGTTCGAGAAGGCCGGAGTGCGGGCGGTGCGGCGGCAGACGTTCTACCATCGCCCACCGCAGACGCGCTGA
- the trpB gene encoding tryptophan synthase subunit beta, whose translation MADQAVEQGHYRANAEGFFGEYGGAHLPPHLVAPIAEVRDAYAEARQDPEFMDEYQRLLRTYVGRPSLLYFAENLTRELGGAKVYLKREDLNHSGAHKINHTLGEALLAKRMGKKTLIAETGAGQHGVALATAAALMGLECEIHMGRIDIEKQHPNVLRMQLLGAKVVPVDEGGASLKEAVDSAFATYAEHYEDMFFGIGSVVGPDPYPSMVRDFQSVVGREARAQILEQEGKLPEAIVACVGGGSNAMGLFDAFLGDDDVQIYGVEPQGKGLETGQHAATMATGSPGMLHGMHTLVIQDADGSPSPVHSIASGLDYPGVGPQHVYLKEAGRVNYVGVTDEETLDAFQRLCRLEGIIPALESSHAVAEAIKLAPTMASDQIVIVNLSGRGDKDIDYVDEVLSARD comes from the coding sequence ATGGCTGATCAAGCAGTGGAACAGGGCCATTACCGGGCTAACGCTGAGGGGTTCTTTGGCGAGTACGGAGGCGCCCACCTGCCACCGCACCTCGTGGCCCCCATCGCCGAGGTGCGCGACGCGTACGCTGAGGCCAGGCAAGATCCGGAGTTTATGGACGAGTACCAGCGCTTGTTGCGCACCTACGTCGGGCGCCCGTCGCTGCTGTACTTCGCCGAGAACCTCACCCGCGAACTCGGCGGGGCGAAGGTGTACTTGAAGCGGGAAGACCTCAACCACAGCGGCGCGCACAAGATCAACCACACGCTCGGTGAGGCGCTGCTCGCCAAGCGCATGGGCAAGAAGACGCTCATCGCCGAGACTGGCGCCGGCCAGCACGGCGTCGCGCTCGCCACGGCCGCTGCGCTCATGGGGCTCGAGTGCGAGATCCACATGGGGCGAATCGACATCGAGAAGCAGCACCCCAACGTGCTGCGCATGCAGCTGCTCGGCGCGAAGGTCGTCCCCGTCGATGAAGGGGGTGCGTCGTTGAAGGAGGCCGTCGACTCCGCGTTCGCCACCTATGCCGAGCACTACGAAGACATGTTCTTCGGCATCGGCTCCGTCGTCGGACCCGACCCGTACCCGTCGATGGTGCGCGACTTCCAGTCGGTCGTCGGCCGCGAGGCTCGCGCCCAGATCTTGGAGCAGGAGGGCAAACTCCCCGAAGCCATCGTCGCGTGCGTGGGCGGCGGCTCCAACGCCATGGGCCTGTTCGACGCGTTCCTGGGTGACGACGACGTCCAGATCTACGGCGTCGAACCGCAAGGCAAGGGCCTCGAGACCGGGCAACACGCTGCCACCATGGCGACGGGCTCGCCCGGCATGCTGCACGGCATGCACACGCTCGTGATCCAGGACGCCGACGGGTCCCCGTCGCCGGTGCACTCCATCGCATCCGGCCTCGATTACCCCGGTGTCGGCCCCCAGCACGTGTACCTGAAGGAAGCAGGCCGCGTGAACTACGTCGGGGTCACCGACGAAGAAACCCTGGATGCCTTCCAGCGGCTGTGCCGGCTGGAGGGCATCATTCCGGCGCTGGAGTCGTCGCATGCGGTTGCTGAGGCAATCAAGCTGGCGCCGACGATGGCGTCGGATCAAATCGTCATCGTCAACCTCTCTGGCCGTGGTGACAAGGACATCGACTACGTCGACGAGGTGCTCTCGGCCCGCGACTGA
- a CDS encoding ABC transporter substrate-binding protein/permease yields MKTRTRFAPCAIVLALLTLILTACATGGQGQQDGEPKLIKDGEIVVAMSGEFRPFSYWEGEQLTGFDYDIAKALADEMGLKLVTKTAGFSTLVEGTAQGRYDMLVASTSATEERAKVVDFANGYYSSGAQYFVRKGEQCESITDKPDPTVGVASGTSYEKYLADEGITKQVKTFESDITALQDAETGRLDGALTDRLVGQFQIEKAGLNLQLCGEPLYLETQAPAVAKGNPLLGEVNKALETIIDNGTYGEISKKYFGEDISGNIDNEPVKQIMENSEASDGPPSFGELFVEHADTFLKAALLTLQVTAVALLIAVVLGSVIAWMNMSRFLPLRWLAAGYIGLIRGTPLIAQLFLLYFGLTQYVKLSDFWAGAIALAIHNSAYIAEIVRSGFQSVPGGLVEASRSLGMSRFQALRRVQIPLATRAILPVLGSQFIIAVKDSSLVAFIGMGELFRTAQNIAASSYSPLNAYLVVSVYYLVIVLVLTGLVTLLERKMNPDKKEAKA; encoded by the coding sequence ATGAAGACACGGACGAGATTCGCCCCGTGCGCCATAGTGCTGGCTCTCCTCACGCTCATTCTGACAGCATGCGCGACTGGAGGCCAGGGCCAACAAGACGGCGAACCCAAGCTCATCAAGGACGGAGAAATCGTCGTCGCCATGAGCGGCGAGTTCCGCCCATTCAGCTACTGGGAGGGCGAGCAACTCACCGGATTCGACTACGACATCGCCAAGGCGCTGGCGGACGAGATGGGACTCAAGCTCGTCACGAAGACCGCCGGATTCTCCACGTTGGTGGAGGGCACCGCGCAGGGTCGTTACGACATGCTCGTCGCATCTACCTCCGCGACGGAGGAACGCGCAAAGGTGGTGGACTTCGCCAACGGCTACTACTCGTCGGGTGCGCAGTACTTCGTGCGCAAGGGCGAGCAGTGCGAGAGCATCACGGACAAGCCAGACCCGACGGTGGGTGTCGCCAGCGGCACCAGCTACGAGAAATACCTGGCCGACGAAGGCATCACCAAGCAGGTGAAGACCTTCGAATCCGACATCACTGCGCTGCAAGACGCCGAGACGGGACGCCTCGACGGTGCCCTCACCGACCGTCTGGTCGGCCAGTTCCAGATCGAGAAGGCCGGCCTGAACCTTCAGCTGTGCGGCGAGCCGCTCTACCTCGAGACGCAGGCCCCCGCCGTGGCGAAGGGCAACCCGCTGCTCGGCGAGGTGAATAAGGCACTCGAAACCATCATCGACAACGGCACCTACGGCGAAATCTCGAAGAAGTACTTCGGTGAAGACATCTCCGGCAACATCGACAACGAGCCGGTGAAGCAGATCATGGAGAATTCGGAGGCGTCCGACGGCCCGCCGAGCTTCGGTGAGCTCTTCGTGGAGCACGCCGACACCTTCTTGAAGGCCGCGCTGCTCACGCTGCAGGTGACTGCGGTGGCGCTGCTCATCGCCGTCGTGCTCGGCTCAGTGATCGCTTGGATGAACATGTCACGCTTCCTGCCGCTGCGCTGGCTGGCGGCGGGCTACATCGGGTTGATTCGTGGTACTCCGCTGATCGCTCAGCTGTTCCTGCTGTATTTCGGCCTCACCCAGTACGTCAAGCTCAGCGACTTCTGGGCCGGCGCCATCGCGCTTGCCATCCACAACTCCGCCTACATTGCGGAGATCGTGCGCTCGGGCTTCCAGTCGGTGCCCGGTGGCCTCGTCGAGGCTTCCCGCTCGCTCGGCATGAGCCGATTCCAGGCGCTCCGACGGGTGCAGATCCCGCTGGCAACTCGCGCGATCCTGCCGGTGCTCGGCAGCCAGTTCATCATCGCGGTGAAGGACTCGTCGCTCGTGGCGTTCATCGGTATGGGCGAGCTGTTCCGCACCGCGCAGAACATTGCGGCGTCGTCGTACTCGCCGCTCAATGCGTACCTCGTGGTATCCGTCTACTACCTGGTCATCGTGCTGGTACTAACCGGCTTGGTCACGCTGCTCGAACGCAAGATGAACCCCGATAAGAAGGAGGCGAAGGCATGA
- a CDS encoding amino acid ABC transporter ATP-binding protein has product MSTETTDQDFFETSADDANVVEMRNVTKYFGKTLVFKDIDLDIEKSEVVVLVGPSGAGKSTLLRCVNGLETITSGTIHVAGEELRYDERHLNKIRSRVGMVFQQFNLFPHMKVLDNITVAQRDVLGRSSDESVQKAREMLEQVGMSHKEDAFPGSLSGGQKQRVAIARALAMDPAMMLFDEPTSALDPELVGEVLSVMRDLADDGMTMLCVTHEMRFARRVADRIVMVADKGIAEQGTPEQFLDNPQTDRAKEFLASIDED; this is encoded by the coding sequence ATGAGCACCGAAACCACCGACCAGGATTTCTTTGAAACCTCCGCCGACGACGCCAACGTCGTCGAAATGCGCAACGTCACCAAGTACTTCGGCAAGACGCTCGTCTTCAAAGACATCGATCTTGACATCGAGAAGAGCGAGGTCGTCGTGCTCGTCGGCCCCTCTGGCGCCGGTAAGTCCACGCTGTTGCGATGCGTCAACGGGCTCGAGACCATCACCAGCGGCACCATCCACGTCGCGGGCGAAGAGCTTCGGTACGACGAACGCCACCTCAACAAGATTCGCTCGCGGGTGGGCATGGTGTTCCAGCAGTTCAACCTGTTCCCGCACATGAAGGTACTGGACAACATCACCGTCGCACAGCGCGACGTGCTCGGCCGCTCGTCGGACGAGTCCGTCCAGAAGGCGCGAGAGATGCTGGAACAGGTAGGCATGTCGCATAAGGAAGATGCCTTCCCAGGCAGCCTTTCGGGCGGCCAAAAGCAGCGCGTGGCGATCGCCCGCGCGCTAGCGATGGACCCGGCCATGATGCTGTTCGACGAACCCACCTCCGCGCTCGACCCGGAGCTGGTGGGCGAGGTGCTCTCCGTCATGCGCGACCTGGCGGACGACGGCATGACCATGCTGTGCGTCACCCACGAGATGCGCTTCGCCAGGCGCGTCGCCGACCGCATCGTCATGGTGGCTGACAAGGGCATCGCCGAGCAAGGCACGCCCGAGCAGTTCCTCGACAACCCGCAAACCGACCGCGCGAAGGAATTCCTCGCGAGCATCGACGAGGACTGA
- a CDS encoding rhodanese-like domain-containing protein, translating to MKRQPGEPLRRSAAQLVEEADQQVTAIPVDDALALLDHPDWLVVDIRDPREIAKLGTIPGAFRAPRGMLEFWVDPLSPYYKPALDDGRRLLLYCGSGWRSALAAAALQDMGRDDVAHLAGGFTAWQEAGYAVEQ from the coding sequence ATGAAGCGTCAACCAGGCGAGCCGTTGCGCCGCAGCGCCGCCCAACTCGTCGAGGAAGCCGACCAACAGGTCACCGCAATCCCCGTCGACGACGCCCTCGCGCTGCTCGACCACCCCGACTGGCTTGTCGTCGACATCCGAGACCCCCGCGAGATCGCCAAGTTAGGAACCATCCCCGGAGCGTTTCGGGCGCCGCGGGGGATGCTCGAGTTCTGGGTCGACCCACTCAGCCCCTACTACAAGCCCGCGCTCGATGATGGGCGTCGGCTCCTGCTCTACTGCGGCTCCGGCTGGCGCTCCGCCCTAGCCGCGGCGGCGCTGCAGGACATGGGGCGTGACGACGTGGCCCACCTGGCAGGCGGGTTTACCGCCTGGCAGGAGGCCGGGTACGCCGTCGAGCAGTAG
- a CDS encoding polysaccharide deacetylase family protein, which translates to MRWKSVVTSGIICGVLAASACAPTPMTVASGETATAPPSSSAPAATPTPSVTPERSTSPAPSTSAPTPTATSSSEAPATPSVEASEPKETKEPSEPEETHPPADDNTAAPGDRPDCTKLRCIALTFDDGPGPHTKQLLDTLAKTGSKATFFVLGPNVASRPELIKRMDKEGHQIGNHSWSHSQLSRLSSKKVLSEVERTSAEVKKITGHGTKTVRPPYGDFNKSTRSTLAKFPSGEIILWSVDTLDWKTRSTAKTIASVKKEARPGAIVLMHDIHKPTVAAVPAIVKYLRDEGYTLVTVDDLLASEHPKPGQVFTHLG; encoded by the coding sequence ATGCGTTGGAAGTCTGTGGTAACGAGCGGCATCATCTGCGGCGTGCTGGCCGCCTCCGCGTGCGCGCCTACGCCGATGACGGTAGCGAGCGGGGAGACCGCTACTGCGCCCCCGAGCTCCTCCGCGCCCGCCGCGACGCCGACGCCGTCGGTGACCCCGGAGCGCTCCACCAGCCCAGCGCCTTCCACCTCAGCCCCCACGCCGACGGCGACATCGTCGTCGGAGGCTCCGGCAACGCCGTCGGTGGAGGCGTCGGAACCCAAGGAGACCAAGGAGCCCTCGGAGCCCGAGGAAACCCACCCACCCGCCGACGACAACACCGCCGCGCCGGGCGATCGCCCCGACTGCACAAAGCTGCGCTGCATCGCGCTCACCTTCGACGACGGCCCCGGCCCGCACACCAAGCAGCTGCTCGATACCCTCGCGAAGACTGGCTCGAAGGCCACGTTTTTCGTGCTCGGTCCGAATGTGGCATCACGGCCGGAGCTCATCAAGCGGATGGACAAGGAGGGGCACCAGATCGGTAACCACTCCTGGAGCCACTCGCAGCTCTCGCGTCTGTCGTCGAAGAAGGTGCTGAGCGAAGTGGAGCGCACCTCGGCGGAAGTCAAGAAGATCACCGGGCACGGCACCAAGACGGTGCGCCCACCTTACGGCGACTTCAACAAGTCGACGCGGAGTACGCTCGCGAAATTCCCGAGCGGAGAGATCATCCTGTGGAGCGTCGACACCCTCGACTGGAAGACCCGCAGCACGGCAAAGACCATTGCATCGGTGAAGAAGGAGGCCCGTCCGGGCGCCATCGTCTTGATGCACGACATCCACAAGCCCACCGTCGCCGCTGTGCCTGCCATCGTGAAGTACCTCCGCGACGAGGGCTACACGCTGGTGACCGTCGACGATCTCCTCGCTTCGGAGCATCCCAAGCCGGGGCAGGTGTTCACGCATCTCGGATGA
- a CDS encoding NAD(P)/FAD-dependent oxidoreductase: protein MGTTEGQRVAVVGAGPNGLTAAALLARAGVQVDVFEQADDVGGACASAERFPGTTVDLGAAAHPFGVASPVFQALELERFGLTWRHPSIPLAHPLDDAPAALLHRNLETTASGLGRDERAWLRLHRHLVEHIDAHLANVLGPMLRIPPHPVALARFGLPAMWSARTLGHALFREEAARALLAGSAAHVSVPLSKPLTASFGLLLNALGMTSGWPVAEGGSGAITRALAAAVEAHGGRIHLGQRVTSLRQLPARTVVLSLTPCQVLELDVELPQRTRRRLARWRYGAGSYKIDYLLDAPIPWADPAVSGAGTVHVGGTLDEIDRAEASVAAGAMPRRPFVLVCQQQVADPSRAKSGHVAWAYTHVPRGYAEPEPGYVQHLVTAQIERFAPGFASRIVDAHRTTASDLEQWNRNLVGGDIAGGSMAGLQALLRPGLSLAPYTLSARRLYLASAATPPGAGVHGMAGAWAARAIIRDA from the coding sequence GTGGGAACAACTGAGGGGCAGCGTGTGGCCGTGGTGGGCGCCGGCCCGAACGGGCTCACCGCCGCGGCGCTGCTCGCTCGTGCTGGCGTCCAGGTAGACGTGTTCGAGCAGGCCGACGACGTGGGCGGCGCCTGCGCCTCCGCCGAGCGATTCCCCGGCACGACGGTGGACCTGGGCGCAGCCGCGCACCCATTTGGCGTAGCCAGCCCTGTGTTCCAGGCCCTAGAGCTCGAGCGGTTCGGCCTCACCTGGCGGCACCCCAGCATCCCGCTCGCGCACCCGCTCGACGATGCCCCCGCCGCCTTGCTGCACCGAAACCTGGAGACCACCGCCAGCGGCCTCGGCCGCGACGAGCGCGCCTGGCTGCGGCTCCATCGCCACCTGGTGGAACACATCGACGCCCACCTCGCCAACGTGCTCGGCCCAATGCTGCGCATTCCTCCCCACCCTGTGGCTCTAGCGCGCTTCGGGCTCCCCGCGATGTGGTCGGCGCGAACGCTGGGCCATGCGCTGTTCCGCGAAGAAGCAGCCCGTGCGCTCCTGGCCGGCTCCGCGGCGCACGTGAGCGTGCCACTGTCGAAGCCACTCACCGCGTCGTTCGGGCTCCTGCTCAACGCGCTCGGCATGACGAGCGGGTGGCCCGTCGCCGAGGGCGGCTCCGGCGCCATCACCCGAGCGCTCGCGGCGGCAGTGGAAGCGCACGGCGGGCGCATCCACCTGGGCCAGCGCGTCACGAGCCTGCGCCAGCTCCCAGCCCGCACAGTGGTGCTGAGCTTGACGCCGTGCCAGGTGCTGGAGCTCGACGTCGAACTGCCGCAGCGCACCCGACGTCGGCTCGCCCGCTGGCGCTACGGCGCCGGTTCGTACAAGATCGACTACCTGCTCGACGCACCCATCCCGTGGGCCGACCCGGCGGTGAGCGGCGCGGGCACGGTCCACGTCGGTGGCACGCTCGACGAGATCGACCGCGCGGAGGCGAGCGTCGCCGCCGGTGCCATGCCGAGACGCCCGTTCGTACTGGTGTGCCAGCAGCAGGTGGCGGACCCGTCGCGCGCCAAGTCAGGGCACGTGGCGTGGGCATACACGCACGTCCCTCGCGGGTACGCCGAACCCGAGCCCGGATACGTGCAACACCTTGTCACCGCGCAGATCGAGCGGTTCGCCCCAGGGTTTGCGAGCCGCATCGTCGACGCACACCGCACCACCGCGTCGGACCTAGAACAGTGGAACCGCAACCTCGTGGGCGGCGACATCGCAGGCGGCAGCATGGCCGGGCTCCAGGCGCTGCTTCGCCCAGGGCTGAGCCTCGCGCCCTACACACTGAGCGCACGTCGCCTCTACCTAGCGTCGGCAGCGACGCCACCTGGCGCCGGCGTGCACGGCATGGCGGGGGCGTGGGCCGCCCGAGCCATCATCCGAGATGCGTGA
- a CDS encoding 2'-5' RNA ligase family protein — protein sequence MTMPCEDRDFYQWHRGIPHAYLWGFRTRTDIRPARAALDGLILPRYERDPHVTVAYCGLEGTEFTPKQRDDDLRRLRPLCRGPVQITPWRWASFPHSPMLELRSPWVHEAHDALSEGLPYRILRPYRPHVTIGFYSVAVPFDEPAARMATVPLPAPFEVDALELLRYDTHDIAGPLTMVGRLDLSTGHYASA from the coding sequence ATGACGATGCCTTGTGAGGACCGCGATTTCTATCAGTGGCACCGCGGCATCCCGCACGCCTATCTTTGGGGGTTCCGCACCCGCACGGACATCCGCCCCGCACGCGCGGCGCTCGATGGGCTCATCCTCCCCCGCTACGAACGCGACCCGCACGTCACGGTGGCCTACTGTGGACTCGAGGGCACGGAGTTCACTCCGAAGCAGCGCGACGACGACCTCCGACGCCTGCGCCCGCTGTGCCGCGGTCCGGTGCAGATCACGCCGTGGCGCTGGGCCTCATTTCCGCACTCGCCCATGCTCGAACTGCGCTCACCCTGGGTGCATGAGGCCCACGACGCGCTGAGCGAGGGGCTCCCCTACCGGATTCTGCGGCCGTACCGACCGCACGTCACCATCGGGTTCTACTCGGTTGCGGTGCCGTTCGACGAACCCGCCGCCCGGATGGCGACGGTGCCACTGCCAGCGCCGTTCGAGGTGGATGCGTTGGAGCTGCTGCGCTACGACACGCATGACATCGCAGGGCCGCTCACGATGGTGGGGCGCCTCGACCTCAGCACCGGCCACTACGCCAGCGCGTGA
- a CDS encoding adenosylcobinamide-GDP ribazoletransferase, translating into MRPITALGLFSLIPVPPKEIDRKAASGAMAAMPFVGLLLGALAGAVVWAGAAVGTAWVGALGGLAVLAALTGGLHLDGVADTADGLGSRKPAAEALAIMKQSDIGPMGVITMVLVLLLQAGAIIDLTTAYAPTQAGAAVALATAVGRTGCLFASRGPSARPGGFGALIAGTPGRFAVAANAFGVLLLAGALGWWICDGVGAAALAGAVACAYAVGYGWARHVIGRLGGSTGDVFGSVIEITQTAAFVGLAVAGHALA; encoded by the coding sequence GTGAGGCCCATCACCGCGCTCGGTCTGTTCAGCCTTATCCCCGTCCCGCCCAAGGAAATCGACCGCAAGGCCGCTTCCGGAGCCATGGCCGCCATGCCGTTCGTGGGGCTGCTGCTGGGTGCTCTGGCCGGAGCGGTGGTGTGGGCTGGCGCCGCCGTCGGTACCGCGTGGGTGGGGGCGCTCGGCGGGCTCGCGGTGCTCGCCGCGCTCACCGGGGGGCTCCACCTTGACGGGGTCGCCGACACCGCCGACGGCCTCGGCTCCCGCAAGCCCGCCGCCGAAGCGCTGGCCATCATGAAGCAGTCCGACATCGGCCCTATGGGAGTCATCACCATGGTGCTCGTGCTGTTGCTGCAGGCAGGCGCCATCATCGATCTGACAACGGCATATGCCCCCACTCAGGCTGGCGCTGCCGTGGCGCTGGCAACGGCGGTGGGGCGCACCGGATGCCTCTTCGCCTCGCGCGGCCCCTCCGCTCGGCCAGGCGGATTCGGCGCGCTCATCGCAGGCACACCTGGACGATTCGCCGTGGCGGCCAACGCCTTCGGGGTGCTCCTGCTTGCGGGAGCGCTCGGCTGGTGGATATGCGACGGTGTGGGCGCCGCCGCGCTCGCGGGCGCCGTGGCGTGCGCTTACGCGGTGGGGTACGGCTGGGCGCGGCACGTCATCGGTCGGTTGGGCGGTAGCACCGGCGACGTGTTCGGCTCCGTGATCGAAATCACCCAGACCGCTGCGTTCGTAGGGTTGGCCGTCGCTGGTCACGCGCTGGCGTAG